Proteins encoded in a region of the Micropterus dolomieu isolate WLL.071019.BEF.003 ecotype Adirondacks linkage group LG07, ASM2129224v1, whole genome shotgun sequence genome:
- the pou1f1 gene encoding pituitary-specific positive transcription factor 1 — protein MACQAFSADSFTPLAGDSPLPILMHHAPAGDCLPTTSHAHSMVSAVSSGLSLGQSSKRSHMHLSTSSLGNPLGNGPPSLHYPVTPCHYSNQQATYGMMAAQEMLSASISQTRILQTCGVPHPNMVSGANPLQGSLTPCLYKFPDHGLSSGSCALSHGFSSLPSAFLSTDEVPGCPGVLEMKTDAQRKSMRDPEDAPAMDSPQIRELEMFANDFKIRRIKLGYTQTNVGEALAAVHGSEFSQTTICRFENLQLSFKNACKLKAILAKWLDEAELAGALYNDKIGMNERKRKRRTTISLGAKEALERSFVEKSKPSSQEIARIAKGLHLEKEVVRVWFCNRRQREKRVKTSLNLSACLTKISPNCIAQMSKTQRPMT, from the exons ATGGCATGCCAAGCATTTAGTGCCGACTCTTTCACCCCACTTGCAGGAGACTCACCCTTGCCAATCCTTATGCACCACGCCCCTGCCGGTGACTGCCTGCCAACCACCTCCCATGCTCACAGCATGGTTTCTGCAG TATCATCTGGGCTGTCCCTGGGTCAGTCTTCCAAGCGCTCCCACATGCATCTGTCCACCTCGTCCCTCGGCAACCCTCTTGGCAATGGACCGCCGAGCCTACATTACCCAGTCACTCCCTGTCACTACAGCAACCAGCAGGCCACCTATGGCATGATGGCAG CTCAGGAAATGCTCTCTGCCAGTATTTCGCAGACTCGTATCCTACAGACATGTGGTGTTCCTCACCCTAACATGGTGAGCGGTGCAAACCCATTGCAAG GGTCTCTTACTCCTTGCCTGTACAAGTTTCCGGATCATGGTCTAAGCAGTGGTTCCTGTGCATTAAGCCATGGTTTCTCCTCACTGCCCTCTGCCTTCCTCTCGACTGATGAGGTCCCTGGTTGCCCCGGTGTTTTAGAGATGAAAACTGACGCCCAAAGAAAAAGCATGCGGGACCCAGAAGATGCCCCTGCCATGGACTCCCCTCAGATACGAGAGCTGGAGATGTTTGCCAATGACTTCAAAATACGGAGGATCAAACTTG GCTACACGCAGACTAATGTAGGCGAGGCTCTTGCTGCAGTTCATGGCTCAGAGTTCAGCCAGACCACCATTTGCCGCTTTGAAAATCTGCAGCTGAGCTTCAAAAACGCCTGCAAACTCAAGGCCATTCTGGCTAAATGGCTCGACGAAGCTGAGCTGGCAGGAG CCTTGTACAATGATAAAATAGGAATGAATGAGCggaagaggaaaaggagaaCAACTATCAG CCTGGGAGCTAAGGAGGCTCTGGAGCGCAGCTTTGTGGAAAAAAGTAAGCCATCCTCACAGGAAATAGCCCGGATAGCCAAAGGCCTCCATCTGGAAAAGGAGGTGGTCAGGGTCTGGTTCTGCAACAGACGCCAAAGAGAGAAACGGGTCAAAACCAGCCTCAACCTCAGCGCCTGTTTGACCAAAATCAGTCCAAACTGCATTGCACAGATGAGTAAAACACAAAGGCCAATGACATAA
- the chmp2ba gene encoding charged multivesicular body protein 2Ba — protein MASLFKKKTVDDIIKEQSKELRGTQRQITRDRAALEKQEKQMEAEIKKMARSGNKEACKILAKQLVQLRKQKNRTYAVSSKVTSMSTQTKVMNSQMKMAGAMSTTAKTMQAVNKKMDPEKTLKTMQDFQKENMKMGMTEDMINDTLDDIFDESGDEEESQDIVNQVLDEIGIEISGKMVKAPAAGKSLPSAASSKQATISDDEIERQLRALGVD, from the exons ATGGCTTCCCTTTTCAAGAAGAAGACTGTCGATG ATATAATCAAGGAGCAGTCTAAGGAGCTCCGTGGCACTCAGAGACAGATCACCAGGGACAGAGCAGCGCTGGagaaacaagagaaacaaatg GAGGCCGAAATCAAGAAAATGGCGAGGAGTGGTAACAAGGAGGCCTGCAAGATTCTCGCCAAACAGCTGGTCCAGCTGAGGAAGCAGAAGAACCGCACATACGCCGTCAGTTCCAAAGTCACCTCCATGTCTACGCAGACAAAGGTCATGAACTCCCAAATGAAGATGGCCGGCGCCATGTCCACCACAGCCAAG ACAATGCAAGCGGTCAATAAAAAGATGGATCCAGAGAAAACCCTGAAGACCATGCAGGACTTCCAGAAGGAGAACATGAAGATGGGCATGACCGAGGACATGA TCAACGACACTTTGGATGACATCTTTGATGAGTCTGGGGATGAAGAAGAATCTCAGGACATTGTCAACCAGGTTCTGGATGAGATCGGCATTGAGATCTCAGGAAAG ATGGTGAAAGCTCCAGCTGCAGGAAAGAGTCTCCCCAGCGCCGCTTCCTCCAAACAAGCCACCATCTCTGACGACGAGATTGAGAGGCAGCTCCGAGCCCTGGGAGTGGACTAA